A genomic region of Macaca mulatta isolate MMU2019108-1 chromosome 5, T2T-MMU8v2.0, whole genome shotgun sequence contains the following coding sequences:
- the TKTL2 gene encoding transketolase-like protein 2, whose protein sequence is MANDAKPDVKTVQVLRDAANRLRIHSIRATCASGSGHLTSCCSAAEVVSVLFFHTMKYKQTDPEHPDNDRFILSKGHAAPILYAAWVEVGDIGESDLLNLRKLHSDLEGHPTPRLPFVDMATGSLGQGLGAACGMAYTGKYLDKASYRVFCLMGDGESSEGSVWEAFAFASHYNLDNLVAVFDVNRLGQSGPAPLEHGADIYQNCCEAFGWNTYLVDGHDVEALCQVFWQASQVKNKPTAIVAKTFKGRGIPNIEDAENWHGKPVPKERADAIVKLIESQIQTNENPRPKPPVEDSPQIIITDIKMTSPPAYKVGDKIATQKTYGLALAKLGRANERVIVLSGDTMNSTFSEIFRKEHPERFIECVIAEQNMVSVALGCATRGRTIAFASAFAAFFTRAFDQLRMGAISQANINLIGSHCGVSSGEDGPSQMALEDLAMFRSIPNCTVFYPSDAISTEHAVYLAANTKGMCFIRTSQPETAVIYTPQENFQIGQAKVVRHSVNDKVTVIGAGVTLHEALAAADHLSQQGISVRVIDPFTIKPLDAATIISSAKATGGRVITVEDHYREGGIGEAVCAAVSREPDILVHQLAVSGVPQHGKTSELLDMFGISTRHIIAAVTLILMK, encoded by the coding sequence ATGGCCAACGACGCCAAGCCCGATGTGAAGACTGTGCAGGTGCTGCGGGACGCCGCCAACCGCCTGCGGATCCATTCCATCAGGGCCACATGTGCCTCTGGTTCTGGCCACCTCACGTCGTGCTGCAGTGCAGCGGAGGTCGTGTCTGTCCTCTTCTTCCACACGATGAAGTATAAACAGACAGACCCAGAACATCCGGACAATGACCGGTTCATCCTCTCCAAGGGACATGCTGCTCCCATCCTCTATGCTGCTTGGGTGGAGGTGGGTGACATCGGTGAATCTGACTTGCTGAACCTGAGGAAACTTCACAGTGACTTGGAGGGACACCCTACTCCCCGACTGCCGTTTGTTGACATGGCAACAGGGTCCCTAGGGCAGGGATTAGGTGCTGCATGTGGAATGGCTTATACTGGCAAGTACCTTGACAAGGCCAGTTACCGGGTGTTCTGCCTTATGGGAGATGGCGAATCCTCAGAAGGCTCTGTGTGGGAGGCTTTCGCTTTTGCCTCCCACTACAACTTGGACAATCTCGTGGCGGTCTTCGATGTGAACCGCTTGGGACAAAGTGGCCCTGCACCCCTTGAACATGGCGCAGACATCTACCAGAATTGCTGTGAGGCCTTTGGATGGAATACTTACTTAGTGGATGGCCATGATGTGGAAGCCTTGTGCCAAGTATTTTGGCAAGCAAGTCAAGTGAAGAACAAACCTACTGCTATAGTTGCCAAGACCTTCAAAGGTCGGGGTATTCCAAATATTGAGGATGCAGAAAATTGGCATGGAAAGCCAGTGCCAAAAGAAAGAGCAGATGCAATTGTCAAATTAATTGAGAGTCAGATACAGACCAATGAGAATCCCAGACCAAAACCGCCTGTGGAAGACTCACCTCAAATCATCATCACAGATATAAAAATGACCTCCCCACCTGCTTACAAAGTTGGTGACAAGATAGCTACTCAGAAAacatatggtttggctctggcTAAACTGGGCCGTGCAAATGAAAGAGTTATTGTTCTGAGTGGTGACACAATGAACTCCACCTTTTCTGAGATATTCAGGAAGGAACATCCTGAGCGTTTCATAGAGTGTGTTATTGCTGAGCAAAACATGGTAAGTGTGGCACTAGGCTGTGCCACACGTGGTCGAACCATTGCTTTTGCTAGTGCTTTTGCTGCCTTTTTTACTAGAGCATTTGATCAGCTCCGAATGGGAGCCATTTCTCAAGCCAATATCAACCTTATTGGTTCCCACTGTGGGGTATCCTCTGGAGAAGATGGACCCTCCCAAATGGCCCTGGAGGATCTAGCCATGTTCCGAAGCATTCCTAATTGCACTGTTTTCTATCCAAGTGATGCCATCTCAACAGAGCATGCTGTTTATCTAGCTGCCAATACCAAAGGAATGTGCTTCATTCGAACCAGCCAACCAGAAACTGCAGTTATTTATACCCCACAAGAAAATTTTCAGATTGGCCAGGCCAAGGTGGTCCGCCACAGTGTCAATGATAAAGTCACAGTAATTGGAGCTGGAGTTACTCTCCATGAAGCCTTAGCAGCTGCTGACCATCTTTCTCAACAAGGTATTTCTGTCCGTGTCATCGACCCATTTACCATTAAACCCCTGGATGCCGCCACCATCATCTCCAGTGCAAAAGCCACAGGCGGCCGAGTTATCACAGTGGAGGATCACTACAGGGAAGGTGGCATTGGAGAAGCTGTTTGTGCAGCTGTCTCCAGGGAGCCTGATATCCTTGTTCATCAGCTGGCAGTGTCAGGAGTGCCTCAACATGGGAAAACTAGTGAATTGCTGGATATGTTTGGAATCAGTACCAGACACATTATAGCAGCCGTAACACTTATTTTAATGAAGTAA